A DNA window from Danio aesculapii chromosome 1, fDanAes4.1, whole genome shotgun sequence contains the following coding sequences:
- the n6amt1 gene encoding methyltransferase N6AMT1 gives MFPTPLYAPAGRGCFSEVYEPAEDSFLLMDALEKDADRLRDSRPCVCLEVGSGSGVVSAFLASIIGAQALYICTDVNADAAQCSLQTSVLNNLQLQPVVTDLVECLLPRLNGKVDVLVFNPPYVVTPSGEVGSRGVEASWAGGLHGREVMNRFFPLIPDLLSEHGLFYLVTVSDNDPEGIVDLLAHSGLDGHVCLTRQAGRETLTILRFSRSVEKHRFSPNE, from the exons ATGTTCCCAACTCCTCTGTATGCTCCGGCCGGCCGCGGCTGCTTCTCTGAGGTATATGAACCGGCCGAGGACTCGTTTCTCCTGATGGATGCTCTGGAGAAAGACGCAGATCGGCTGAGGGACAGCAG gcCATGTGTGTGTCTAGAGGTCGGCAGCGGCTCTGGTGTGGTCTCAGCCTTCCTCGCGTCTATAATCGGCGCTCAGGCCTTATATAT ctGTACAGATGTGAATGCGGATGCAGCTCAGTGTTCGCTACAGACGTCTGTCCTCAATAACCTGCAGCTGCAGCCTGTCGTCACTGACCTG GTCGAGTGTCTTCTGCCCAGGTTGAATGGAAAAGTGGATGTGCTTGTTTTTAATCCGCCGTATGTGGTCACGCCATCAGGCGAG gtgggCAGTCGTGGTGTGGAGGCGTCGTGGGCCGGTGGTCTCCACGGTCGAGAAGTGATGAACCGTTTTTTCCCCCTGATTCCTGATCTGCTGTCTGAACACGGGCTGTTTTACCTGGTCACCGTGTCTGATAATGATCCCG AGGGGATCGTGGATCTGCTGGCTCATTCGGGTCTGGATGGACACGTGTGTTTGACTCGTCAGGCCGGACGAGAGACGCTGACCATCCTCAGGTTCAGTAGATCAGTGGAAAAACACAGATTCAGTccaaatgaatga